In a single window of the Natronosalvus caseinilyticus genome:
- a CDS encoding CPBP family intramembrane glutamic endopeptidase: MAQWAAFAGLSGVVLVALLVLSVLTQRAFEEPNGSSVGRSSPLEADSSTDRPLQRTDSEDRTTDAASREEPPEEAATSAVEGDGPAADDVASVVDARAPHQPTEPRETTRSETEADPRDVSTGALLANVALSQGLFAAILLGAAVYTAIPLEALGIELDVSYLRSGLLVGAVAGAALYAANEVGAALATRLGVDHDEALRGLLAPDDVRGWVVLLVAVLPVVAFFEEFLFRAALIGALDAGFDVPIWLLAAGSSVAFAIGHGMQGPAGIVVTGLLGFVLAALFIVTESLLAVVVAHYLVNALEFVVHEGLGLEPVESVLETITGS; this comes from the coding sequence ATGGCCCAGTGGGCGGCGTTCGCGGGACTTTCCGGCGTCGTCCTCGTCGCACTTCTCGTTCTGTCGGTACTCACCCAGCGCGCGTTCGAGGAGCCGAACGGCTCGAGTGTTGGCCGTTCTTCGCCACTCGAGGCCGATTCCTCGACCGACCGTCCCCTTCAGCGGACCGACTCGGAGGATCGCACGACCGACGCGGCGTCTCGAGAGGAACCGCCGGAGGAGGCGGCTACGTCCGCGGTCGAGGGGGACGGACCGGCGGCCGATGACGTTGCGTCCGTCGTAGACGCGAGGGCGCCTCACCAGCCGACGGAACCGCGAGAGACCACGCGATCGGAGACTGAAGCCGACCCTCGCGACGTCTCGACCGGAGCGTTGCTCGCGAACGTCGCTCTCTCACAGGGGCTATTTGCCGCAATTTTGCTCGGAGCCGCCGTCTACACCGCGATCCCGCTCGAGGCGCTCGGAATCGAACTCGACGTGAGCTATCTGCGGAGCGGTCTGCTCGTCGGCGCGGTCGCTGGCGCCGCCCTCTACGCGGCGAACGAAGTCGGGGCCGCGCTGGCGACTCGCCTGGGGGTCGACCACGACGAGGCGCTTCGTGGACTGCTGGCCCCAGACGACGTTCGCGGGTGGGTCGTCCTGCTCGTCGCCGTCCTGCCGGTCGTCGCGTTCTTCGAGGAGTTTCTCTTCCGTGCGGCCCTGATCGGCGCCCTCGATGCCGGCTTCGACGTGCCGATCTGGCTGCTCGCCGCGGGGTCGTCGGTCGCGTTCGCGATCGGCCACGGGATGCAAGGGCCCGCCGGCATCGTCGTCACCGGCCTCCTGGGATTCGTCCTCGCGGCGCTGTTCATCGTCACGGAGAGCCTGCTCGCCGTCGTCGTCGCTCACTACCTCGTCAACGCCCTCGAGTTCGTCGTTCACGAGGGGCTGGGACTCGAGCCCGTCGAGTCGGTGCTCGAGACGATCACCGGAAGCTAA
- the dpsA gene encoding DNA starvation/stationary phase protection protein DpsA, producing MSTQKTVRQQADTVEENALRLDQEKAEQVVDALNTELANSYVLYHQLKKHHWVVEGAEFRDLHLFFEEAYEHAEVGADLIAERAQALGGVPVSGPSNLEDRATVEFEGEDVYDLRTMMENDLEIYGEIIESMRDSIELATNLGDHATAQILREILVDVEDDAHHFEHYLEDETLVLEDATH from the coding sequence ATGAGCACTCAAAAGACCGTCCGCCAGCAGGCCGACACCGTCGAGGAGAACGCGCTGCGACTCGACCAGGAGAAGGCCGAGCAGGTCGTCGACGCGCTGAACACGGAGCTCGCGAACTCGTACGTGCTGTACCACCAGCTCAAGAAGCACCACTGGGTCGTCGAGGGTGCGGAGTTCCGCGACCTGCACCTCTTCTTCGAGGAGGCCTACGAACACGCCGAGGTGGGCGCCGACCTGATCGCCGAGCGTGCACAGGCGCTGGGCGGCGTCCCGGTTTCGGGTCCCTCGAATCTCGAGGACCGCGCGACCGTCGAGTTCGAGGGCGAGGACGTCTACGACCTCCGCACGATGATGGAGAACGACCTCGAGATTTACGGGGAGATCATCGAGTCGATGCGCGACAGCATCGAACTCGCGACGAACCTCGGGGATCACGCGACCGCCCAGATCCTCCGGGAGATCCTCGTCGACGTCGAGGACGACGCCCACCACTTCGAGCACTACCTCGAGGACGAAACCCTCGTGCTCGAGGACGCGACTCACTGA
- a CDS encoding carbohydrate kinase family protein, whose amino-acid sequence MNASVLVAGETLVDFLPDRPGPLSTVGRFERRPGGAPANVAVALARLEHDPALWTRVGDDPFGHYLVDVLADHGLPDNFVEVDHDAQTTLAFVTHDESGDRTFSFYRDGTADTRLAPGTVDDDALDSLEWVHTGGVTLSSGRSREATLELLERAQESGCTTSFDPNHRPELWPDPKTFERIGREALAATDVCKATVEELEALGCVGETPEAVARDALDCGPHTVFLTRGSEGAMVVTDATAPTPEAVFEHPGFEVDVVDTTGAGDAFVAGLVASLREGRGLEETLTFASAVAARATTEPGAMTALPTRDEVQQWLDAADS is encoded by the coding sequence ATGAACGCTTCCGTCCTCGTCGCCGGCGAAACGCTGGTCGACTTCCTCCCCGACCGACCGGGACCGCTCTCGACCGTCGGCCGGTTCGAACGCCGACCTGGTGGTGCACCAGCGAACGTCGCCGTCGCGCTCGCTCGTCTCGAGCACGACCCCGCCCTCTGGACGCGCGTGGGCGACGACCCCTTCGGTCACTACCTGGTGGACGTCCTCGCCGACCACGGCCTCCCCGACAACTTCGTCGAGGTCGATCACGATGCGCAGACGACGCTCGCGTTCGTCACCCACGACGAGTCGGGCGACCGGACGTTCTCGTTCTACCGCGACGGGACCGCCGACACGCGCCTCGCACCCGGAACCGTCGACGACGACGCCCTCGACTCGCTCGAGTGGGTCCACACCGGCGGCGTCACCCTCTCGAGTGGCCGCTCGCGCGAGGCGACCCTCGAGTTGCTCGAGCGCGCCCAGGAATCGGGCTGTACGACCTCCTTCGATCCGAACCACCGACCCGAACTCTGGCCGGACCCGAAGACGTTCGAGCGAATCGGCCGAGAGGCACTCGCGGCGACCGACGTCTGTAAGGCCACCGTCGAGGAACTCGAGGCCCTCGGCTGTGTGGGCGAGACGCCGGAAGCCGTCGCCCGCGACGCCCTCGACTGCGGTCCCCACACCGTCTTTCTGACGCGCGGGAGCGAGGGCGCGATGGTGGTGACGGACGCGACGGCACCGACGCCCGAGGCCGTCTTCGAGCACCCCGGATTCGAGGTCGACGTCGTCGATACGACTGGCGCTGGCGACGCGTTCGTCGCCGGACTCGTTGCCTCGCTTCGCGAGGGACGTGGACTCGAGGAGACCCTGACCTTCGCCAGCGCGGTGGCCGCTCGGGCGACGACCGAGCCGGGGGCGATGACGGCACTCCCGACCCGGGACGAGGTCCAGCAGTGGCTGGACGCTGCGGACTCGTGA
- a CDS encoding metal ABC transporter permease, whose protein sequence is MTEGTDTTRAAEPVSSHDSGLRYGLEVAGLAVTGLVATVMIGFVVLYWLRAHPLAAGAYEQFMIAGQWLDYYLGTNVFKWSFMWQQMATGVLIGVVGPLIGSFLVHREMALIGETLAHTAFAGVAIGFAAGSLVGWAGSPMYAALVVAILGALGVQWLSERTNAYGDVPIAIMLTGSFAVGTLIVSVGRGQRGISIEDYLFGDLSIVTASSARMMAVLSVAVVAVVAYTYKQLLFITFDEQAARVARLNVTAYNTLLIVMTAVVVVGSMQVLGVILVAGMLVIPVAAASQIARGFRETMVLSVLFGQLSIAGGFVLAISQGLPSGGSIIVVAIAIYLLTIALSSRSFTAISTH, encoded by the coding sequence ATGACCGAAGGGACAGACACCACCAGGGCGGCCGAACCGGTCTCGAGTCACGACTCCGGCCTGCGATACGGCCTCGAGGTCGCCGGCCTCGCCGTCACCGGCCTCGTCGCCACCGTCATGATTGGCTTCGTCGTCCTCTACTGGCTTCGAGCGCATCCGCTGGCGGCCGGCGCCTACGAGCAGTTCATGATCGCCGGCCAGTGGCTCGACTACTACCTCGGGACGAACGTCTTCAAGTGGTCGTTCATGTGGCAACAGATGGCCACCGGCGTTCTGATTGGCGTCGTCGGCCCACTCATCGGGAGCTTCCTCGTCCACCGGGAGATGGCGCTGATCGGCGAGACGCTCGCACACACGGCCTTCGCCGGCGTTGCCATCGGCTTCGCTGCCGGCTCGTTGGTCGGCTGGGCCGGCTCGCCGATGTACGCGGCGCTCGTCGTCGCGATTCTGGGCGCACTGGGCGTCCAGTGGCTCTCCGAACGGACGAACGCCTACGGCGACGTCCCCATTGCGATCATGCTGACGGGCAGTTTCGCCGTCGGCACCCTGATCGTGAGTGTGGGGCGTGGGCAACGCGGCATCAGCATCGAAGACTACCTCTTCGGCGACCTCTCGATCGTCACGGCCTCGAGCGCCCGGATGATGGCCGTCCTCAGCGTCGCGGTCGTCGCGGTCGTCGCGTACACCTACAAACAGTTGCTGTTCATCACGTTCGACGAGCAGGCCGCCCGCGTCGCGCGACTCAACGTCACCGCCTACAACACCCTCCTGATCGTGATGACCGCGGTTGTGGTCGTCGGCTCGATGCAGGTGCTGGGCGTCATCCTCGTCGCCGGAATGCTCGTGATTCCCGTGGCGGCCGCCTCGCAGATCGCCCGCGGATTCCGGGAAACGATGGTCCTCTCGGTCCTGTTCGGACAGCTCTCGATCGCCGGCGGGTTCGTCCTGGCTATCTCGCAGGGACTCCCCTCCGGCGGCTCGATCATCGTCGTCGCCATCGCCATCTACCTGCTGACGATCGCGCTCTCGAGTCGGTCGTTCACGGCGATTTCGACCCACTAA
- a CDS encoding DUF6691 family protein produces MSPSPEPVAVVQDHEQHPLFLPVVFLGGLVFGVGLALSEMAKPEVVLSFLQFEDFGLLFVMFGGAAVTGLAFFGASRVLGQAPLTGVRYGRRLKILDRNVVLGGGIFGVGWGLSGICPGAAYASLGIGNYAILWGIAGMFVGAYLQAYWRSSPAVAKTDATTAD; encoded by the coding sequence GTGAGTCCCAGCCCCGAGCCAGTCGCGGTCGTTCAGGACCACGAGCAGCATCCGCTGTTCCTGCCCGTCGTCTTCCTCGGTGGCCTCGTCTTCGGCGTCGGCCTCGCACTGAGCGAGATGGCGAAACCGGAGGTCGTCCTCTCGTTTCTCCAGTTCGAGGACTTCGGCCTCCTGTTCGTCATGTTCGGCGGCGCCGCCGTCACCGGCCTCGCCTTCTTCGGCGCGTCTCGAGTCCTCGGCCAGGCCCCGTTGACCGGCGTTCGCTACGGGCGACGGCTCAAGATCCTCGACAGGAACGTCGTCCTCGGCGGCGGCATCTTCGGCGTCGGCTGGGGACTGTCCGGGATCTGCCCCGGCGCCGCCTACGCCAGCCTGGGCATCGGCAACTACGCGATCCTCTGGGGAATCGCCGGTATGTTCGTCGGCGCGTACCTCCAGGCCTACTGGCGGTCGTCGCCGGCGGTTGCGAAGACCGACGCGACGACGGCCGATTGA
- a CDS encoding YeeE/YedE family protein gives MPLESLLPAAPFPNGIDHYALGGVLVGLGVVIIYLATAVAPGASTFLESTLSYGSSLSRLDRYRASRDWRVVFTLGIVSGAALYTLATGGGAWVTAVAPWRLLVGGVLIGVGTRLGKGCTSGHGVCGVGSVSSTSFVGVLSFLLVAIVTAQLAMAAGVSP, from the coding sequence ATGCCACTCGAGTCGCTCCTCCCGGCCGCACCGTTTCCCAACGGGATCGATCACTACGCCCTCGGCGGCGTCCTCGTCGGTCTCGGCGTCGTTATCATCTACCTCGCGACCGCCGTCGCCCCCGGCGCGAGCACCTTCCTCGAGTCGACGCTATCCTACGGCTCGTCGCTCTCGAGGCTCGACCGGTATCGGGCCTCTCGAGACTGGCGGGTCGTCTTCACCCTCGGCATCGTCTCCGGGGCGGCGCTCTACACGCTCGCGACCGGCGGCGGAGCCTGGGTGACGGCGGTCGCGCCGTGGCGGCTCCTTGTCGGCGGCGTGCTCATCGGGGTCGGCACCCGTCTCGGGAAGGGGTGCACCTCCGGTCACGGCGTCTGTGGCGTCGGGTCGGTCTCGAGCACGTCGTTCGTCGGCGTGCTCTCGTTCCTCCTCGTCGCGATCGTAACCGCGCAACTGGCGATGGCCGCGGGGGTGTCGCCGTGA
- a CDS encoding tyrosine--tRNA ligase, giving the protein MDTYDLITRNVDEVVTDEEVHELAADPAGKRVYVGYEPSGVLHLGHLLTANKLIDLQEAGMEVIVLLADVHAYLNGKGTFEEIRDTAEQMRAQFLAYGLDESQTEFVYGSSYQLEDDYVLDLHELELSTTLNRAQRAMAELQSGETAKVSHVVYPLMQALDIEYLDLDLAVGGMDQRKVHMLMREELPELGYEARPCLHTPIVADLTTGEGKMSSSQGVTISMEDSANDLEEKVNSAFCPPTRDPEGDLENPVLELFEYHVFPRFETVLVERPEKYGGDLEYGSYEDLASDLESGELHPADAKGTLASYLDELIAPGREKLRELREA; this is encoded by the coding sequence ATGGACACCTACGACCTGATTACGCGGAACGTCGACGAGGTCGTCACCGACGAGGAGGTACACGAACTCGCCGCCGATCCGGCCGGCAAGCGCGTCTACGTCGGCTACGAACCCTCCGGCGTCTTGCACCTGGGCCACCTGCTCACCGCCAACAAGCTCATCGACCTCCAGGAGGCCGGCATGGAGGTCATCGTCCTGCTCGCGGACGTCCACGCCTACCTCAACGGAAAGGGGACGTTCGAGGAAATTCGGGACACCGCCGAGCAGATGCGCGCGCAGTTCCTCGCCTACGGCCTCGACGAGTCCCAGACCGAGTTCGTCTACGGCTCGAGCTACCAGCTCGAGGACGACTACGTGCTGGACCTCCACGAACTCGAGCTGTCGACGACGCTGAATCGCGCCCAGCGAGCGATGGCGGAGTTACAATCGGGGGAGACCGCGAAAGTCAGCCACGTCGTCTACCCGCTGATGCAAGCGCTGGACATCGAGTACCTCGACCTCGACCTCGCCGTCGGCGGGATGGACCAGCGCAAGGTCCACATGCTGATGCGCGAGGAACTCCCCGAACTGGGCTACGAGGCCCGTCCGTGTCTCCACACGCCCATCGTCGCCGACCTCACGACCGGCGAGGGGAAGATGTCCTCGAGCCAGGGCGTCACCATCTCGATGGAGGATTCGGCCAACGATCTCGAGGAGAAGGTGAACTCGGCGTTCTGTCCGCCGACCCGCGACCCGGAGGGCGACCTCGAGAACCCCGTCCTCGAACTGTTCGAGTACCACGTCTTCCCCCGATTCGAGACCGTGCTCGTCGAGCGCCCCGAGAAGTACGGCGGGGACCTCGAGTACGGGAGCTACGAGGACCTGGCGAGCGACCTCGAGTCGGGCGAACTCCACCCCGCGGACGCGAAGGGAACGCTCGCAAGCTACCTCGACGAGTTGATCGCGCCGGGTCGCGAGAAACTGCGCGAACTTCGCGAAGCCTGA
- a CDS encoding YbaK/EbsC family protein, with translation MHPRAATFVAQAREEYGFDPAVEEFPEGTKTAADAAEAVGCDVAQIASSLAFDADGDLVVAVTSGANRVDEGALAEAVGVTPETVEMADPERIKSRLGWSIGGVPPFCHDRPVPMYLDETLLEFETVWAAAGTPTAVFPIDPTELENLTNAQVVSVVE, from the coding sequence ATGCATCCGCGTGCAGCGACCTTCGTCGCACAGGCTCGAGAGGAGTACGGGTTCGATCCGGCCGTCGAGGAGTTTCCGGAAGGGACGAAGACGGCTGCCGACGCCGCCGAAGCCGTCGGCTGCGACGTCGCTCAGATCGCGAGTTCGCTGGCGTTCGACGCCGACGGCGACCTCGTGGTGGCGGTCACGAGCGGCGCGAATCGGGTCGACGAAGGTGCACTGGCCGAGGCCGTCGGCGTCACGCCCGAGACCGTCGAGATGGCCGATCCGGAGCGAATCAAGTCCCGGCTGGGCTGGTCGATCGGCGGCGTCCCACCGTTCTGTCACGACCGGCCCGTCCCAATGTACCTCGACGAAACGCTGCTCGAGTTCGAGACGGTCTGGGCGGCGGCCGGAACGCCTACAGCGGTGTTTCCGATCGATCCGACGGAACTCGAGAACCTGACGAACGCCCAGGTTGTCTCGGTGGTCGAGTGA
- a CDS encoding metal ABC transporter ATP-binding protein, whose product MTSAVDVRDVSFAYGETPVVKDVSLTIEEGEFLGLIGPNGSGKTTLLHLMLGLLEPDSGSIDLFGEPVDQFADGERIGYVSQQSTEQGGSMPVTVREAVTMGRFAHAGHARLTEEDRAIVEDALDTVGITDIADRRVTQLSGGQRQRAFIARALASEADLLALDEPTVGVDAESRDAFYQLLESLNELGITIILIEHDIGVVTDRASRIACINTELYHHGDTESFVESDALAEAYGATGQIVHHDH is encoded by the coding sequence GTGACTTCCGCGGTCGACGTTCGCGACGTGTCGTTCGCCTACGGCGAGACGCCGGTCGTGAAAGACGTCTCGCTGACTATCGAGGAAGGCGAGTTCCTTGGATTGATCGGCCCCAACGGCTCCGGCAAGACGACACTCTTGCACCTGATGCTCGGCCTCCTCGAGCCCGACAGCGGTTCGATCGACCTCTTCGGCGAACCGGTCGATCAGTTCGCCGACGGCGAGCGTATCGGCTACGTCTCCCAGCAGTCGACCGAACAGGGCGGTTCGATGCCCGTCACGGTTCGCGAGGCGGTGACCATGGGACGGTTCGCCCACGCGGGCCACGCGCGGCTGACCGAGGAGGATCGCGCGATCGTCGAGGACGCCCTCGACACCGTCGGTATCACCGACATCGCGGACCGGCGCGTCACCCAGTTATCGGGCGGCCAGCGCCAGCGGGCGTTCATCGCCCGTGCGCTCGCGAGCGAGGCGGATTTGCTCGCGCTGGACGAACCCACCGTTGGCGTCGACGCCGAGTCCCGGGACGCGTTCTACCAGTTGCTCGAGTCGCTCAACGAGTTGGGGATCACGATCATCCTCATCGAGCACGACATCGGCGTCGTCACGGACCGCGCCTCGAGAATCGCCTGCATCAACACGGAACTGTACCACCACGGCGACACGGAATCGTTCGTCGAGAGCGACGCGCTCGCCGAGGCCTACGGGGCGACGGGACAGATCGTCCACCACGATCACTGA
- a CDS encoding DUF2061 domain-containing protein produces MLDDIVSRSALQARKRAIAKTLCYRLFMILITTVVAWVVVGDVGAALNIGIATNVVKTGTYYLYERTWDHITWGVSAPA; encoded by the coding sequence ATGCTCGACGATATCGTCTCGCGATCGGCACTCCAGGCTCGAAAACGAGCCATCGCGAAGACCCTGTGTTACCGCCTGTTCATGATCCTAATTACGACGGTCGTCGCCTGGGTCGTCGTCGGTGACGTCGGCGCGGCGCTCAACATCGGGATCGCGACGAACGTCGTGAAAACGGGGACGTACTACCTCTACGAGCGGACCTGGGATCACATCACCTGGGGCGTCTCCGCGCCGGCGTAG
- a CDS encoding succinylglutamate desuccinylase/aspartoacylase domain-containing protein has translation MRVVQLGTGTPELAVVAAIHGDEPCGVRAVERLIEEEPSVKRPVKLVIANEEALERGVRYVDEDLNRAFPGHPEAETHEGRLAHELGAELEGCLTFSMHSTQSHADPFAIVDELSKTTRDLCPQLPVTALVETGPFAGGRLFSGADAIEVECGLQGSDAAAENADRLTRAFLTAVGALPGDTVRRDLPVYQLVDRIDKAAADTYEVFVDNFQRVEEGAAFAAADGDKQVATESFYPVLLSPYGYRNVFGYTARKLETLTASTVAE, from the coding sequence ATGAGAGTCGTACAGCTCGGGACCGGGACGCCGGAACTCGCGGTCGTCGCCGCCATTCACGGCGACGAGCCCTGCGGCGTCCGCGCCGTGGAACGGCTGATCGAGGAGGAACCGTCGGTCAAACGCCCCGTGAAGCTCGTCATCGCGAACGAGGAGGCCCTCGAGCGCGGCGTCAGGTACGTCGACGAGGACCTCAATCGGGCGTTCCCGGGTCACCCGGAGGCGGAGACCCACGAGGGGAGACTCGCCCACGAACTCGGGGCGGAACTCGAGGGCTGTCTCACGTTCTCGATGCACTCCACGCAGAGCCACGCCGATCCGTTCGCCATCGTCGACGAACTGAGCAAGACGACCAGGGACCTGTGTCCGCAGCTGCCGGTGACGGCGCTCGTCGAAACCGGCCCCTTCGCTGGCGGGCGACTATTCAGCGGGGCCGATGCGATAGAGGTCGAGTGCGGGCTACAGGGAAGCGACGCCGCGGCCGAGAACGCCGACCGCCTGACGCGGGCGTTCCTGACCGCCGTCGGGGCGCTCCCGGGCGATACGGTTCGGCGGGACCTCCCGGTCTACCAGCTCGTCGACCGGATCGACAAGGCGGCCGCCGACACCTACGAGGTGTTCGTCGACAACTTCCAGCGCGTCGAGGAGGGCGCGGCGTTCGCGGCTGCCGACGGCGATAAGCAGGTCGCCACCGAATCCTTCTATCCCGTCTTGCTGTCCCCCTACGGCTACCGCAACGTCTTCGGGTACACCGCGCGCAAACTCGAGACGCTGACCGCCTCCACAGTCGCCGAGTGA
- a CDS encoding MGMT family protein, with protein MNDFADADAGIYAFESTYLERFVQVGIASGRVVSVSFPDQPDENAVVGDHPVLDRFAEYLEGLSEVDFADLEVALTVPTDQRSVLEQIRGIPYGENVDVATVARMAGLDPEDEDDTILVRTALDENPIPIVFPDHRVRDGPSAAPPQVEQKLRSLEEL; from the coding sequence ATGAACGACTTCGCCGATGCGGACGCGGGCATCTACGCGTTCGAGTCGACCTACCTCGAGCGGTTCGTCCAGGTCGGGATCGCCAGCGGTCGAGTGGTGTCGGTCTCGTTCCCGGACCAGCCGGACGAGAACGCCGTCGTCGGGGATCACCCCGTGTTGGATCGCTTCGCCGAGTACCTCGAGGGCCTTTCCGAGGTCGACTTCGCCGATCTCGAGGTGGCCCTGACCGTACCGACCGACCAGCGATCGGTGCTCGAACAGATTCGTGGGATTCCCTACGGAGAGAACGTCGACGTCGCCACCGTCGCCCGGATGGCGGGACTCGATCCCGAGGACGAGGACGACACCATCCTCGTGCGCACGGCGCTCGACGAGAATCCGATCCCCATCGTCTTCCCCGACCACCGGGTTCGGGACGGTCCGAGCGCCGCGCCACCACAGGTCGAGCAGAAGTTGCGCTCGCTCGAGGAACTGTAG
- a CDS encoding metal ABC transporter substrate-binding protein: MELTRRRVLGRGATALGIGAFAGCLSEPGDETDGSGSDDVTGYAAFFPLWDWTNEVVGEVGSFEDPVDAGQLGHGWSPEGDLVRTVAETDAFVYFDSPEFTWAQDIAAQLEAEADGTDVAVIDALAGVSEEQFLSFSGDDHGHDHDDHDDHDDHDDHGDADHENDSHDDHDDHDDHDHEGEGDHDGESHSVETVELHTSSGEVTANWHGDHWDGGIPSVPVDGSITLEVALEADGEELSLEDDESAHLEARVPDDASTDVLELHVDGQTVELRGREEGHTRLVFELRRESEPVWDSSADPLRVEVAADAGSGMTAFHDPHVWLDPVLAADVVHAIADGLAEVAPDDADTFEANGEAYAERLAEVDEQFRALVDEADLEVAVLAGHDSFRYLERRYGFELHSPVGVSPEESPSPGEIAETIELVDERGIDTILYDPFEVPEGEVPPLAETIVEDSQATETAPLTPVGGTMAVWNERGWGWVEQMEDLNLPSLRAALKAE; this comes from the coding sequence ATGGAACTGACACGCCGACGTGTACTGGGTCGTGGTGCGACGGCTCTCGGTATCGGTGCGTTTGCAGGGTGTCTGAGCGAACCCGGGGACGAGACCGACGGCAGTGGGTCCGACGACGTCACCGGATATGCCGCCTTCTTCCCGCTCTGGGACTGGACGAACGAGGTGGTTGGCGAGGTGGGATCGTTCGAGGACCCCGTCGACGCCGGCCAGTTGGGTCACGGCTGGAGCCCCGAGGGCGATCTAGTTCGAACCGTCGCCGAAACCGACGCGTTCGTCTACTTTGACTCGCCCGAATTCACCTGGGCACAGGACATCGCCGCCCAACTCGAGGCGGAAGCGGACGGAACCGACGTGGCGGTCATAGACGCGCTCGCGGGCGTTTCTGAAGAACAGTTTCTGTCGTTTTCGGGTGATGATCACGGTCACGACCACGACGACCACGACGACCACGACGACCACGACGATCACGGCGACGCCGACCACGAAAATGACAGTCACGATGATCACGACGATCACGACGATCACGACCACGAGGGCGAGGGTGACCACGACGGAGAATCGCACTCCGTCGAGACCGTCGAACTACACACCTCCTCGGGCGAGGTAACCGCCAACTGGCACGGCGACCACTGGGACGGCGGCATTCCATCCGTTCCAGTCGACGGATCGATCACACTCGAGGTGGCACTCGAAGCCGACGGCGAGGAGCTATCGCTCGAGGACGACGAATCCGCCCACCTCGAGGCCCGAGTCCCCGACGACGCGTCGACGGACGTCCTCGAGCTCCACGTGGACGGCCAGACCGTCGAACTACGCGGACGCGAGGAAGGACACACGCGCCTCGTCTTCGAACTCCGACGAGAGAGCGAACCCGTCTGGGACTCGAGCGCCGACCCGCTCCGCGTCGAGGTCGCCGCCGACGCCGGGTCCGGGATGACCGCCTTCCACGACCCGCACGTCTGGCTCGACCCCGTGCTCGCCGCGGACGTCGTTCACGCCATCGCCGACGGACTCGCTGAGGTTGCACCCGACGACGCGGACACCTTCGAGGCCAACGGCGAGGCATACGCCGAACGCCTCGCCGAGGTCGACGAGCAGTTTCGGGCGCTCGTCGACGAGGCCGACCTCGAGGTCGCCGTCCTCGCCGGCCACGACTCGTTCCGGTACCTCGAGCGCCGGTACGGCTTCGAACTCCACTCGCCGGTCGGCGTCTCACCCGAGGAGTCCCCGAGCCCTGGCGAGATCGCCGAGACGATCGAACTCGTCGACGAACGCGGTATCGACACGATCCTCTACGATCCGTTCGAGGTTCCCGAGGGCGAGGTCCCGCCGCTCGCCGAGACCATCGTCGAGGACAGTCAGGCGACCGAGACGGCGCCGCTGACGCCCGTTGGAGGCACGATGGCCGTGTGGAACGAACGCGGCTGGGGCTGGGTCGAACAGATGGAGGACCTGAACCTGCCGTCGCTCCGGGCGGCCCTCAAAGCCGAGTGA